From Glycine soja cultivar W05 chromosome 4, ASM419377v2, whole genome shotgun sequence, the proteins below share one genomic window:
- the LOC114410067 gene encoding amino-acid permease BAT1 homolog codes for MDSAEKRLNELGYKQELRREMTLFKTLAISFSTMTLFTGITPLYGSSLQYAGPATLVWGWIVVSFFTWFVGIAMAEICSSFPTTGSLYFWAAHLAGPKWGPFSSWCCAWLETIGLIAGIGTQAYAGSQTLQSIILLSTGTNKGGGYFAPKWLFLCMYIGLTVIWAALNTFALEVIALIDIVSIWWQVIGGIVIVIMLPLVALTTKSASFVFTHLELAPESTGVSSKPYAVILSFLVSQYSLYGYDAAAHLTEETKGADKNGPIAILGSIGIITVFGWAYILALTFSIQDFGYLYDPNNETAGAFVPAQILYDAFHGRYHNSAGAIILLFVIWGSFFFGGLSITTSAARVVYALSRDKGVPFSHLWRQLHPKYKVPSNAVWLCAAICILLGLPILKVNVVFTAITSICTIGWVGGYAVPIFARLVMSEKNFKPGPFYLGKARRPVCLVAFLWICYTCSVFLLPTLYPITWDTFNYAPVALGVGLGLIMLWWLLDARKWFTGPVRNIDIQNGKV; via the exons ATGGATTCAGCAGAGAAGAGGCTCAATGAGCTTGGTTACAAGCAAGAACTGAGAAGAGAaatg ACTTTGTTTAAGACTCTGGCAATATCATTTTCCACAATGACCCTTTTCACTGGAATTACACCTCTCTATGGTTCTAGTCTTCAATATGCAGGCCCTGCAACTCTTGTTTGGGGGTGGATAGTGGTTTCTTTCTTCACTTGGTTTGTTGGGATTGCAATGGCTGAGATATGCTCATCCTTCCCG ACGACTGGTTCTCTGTACTTTTGGGCTGCCCATTTAGCTGGTCCAAAATGGGGACCATTTTCTTCATGGTGCTGTGCTTGGCTTGAGACCATAGGGCTTATAGCTGGGATAGGGACTCAG GCATATGCAGGTTCACAAACGTTGCAGAGTATAATCCTACTCTCAACTGGCACAAATAAAGGTGGAGGATACTTCGCTCCAAAATGGCTATTCTTATGTATGTATATTGGCCTCACTGTTATATGGGCAGCACTAAACACATTTGCATTGGAAGTGATTGCTTTGATCGATATAGTTTCAATatggtggcag GTTATTGGTGGAATTGTGATAGTCATAATGTTACCTCTGGTAGCACTGACTACAAAATCTGCTTCATTTGTATTCACACACTTAGAATTGGCCCCTGAATCAACAGGAGTATCAAGCAAACCATATGCAGTCATTCTATCATTTCTTGTCAGCCAGTATTCTCTCTATGGCTATGATGCTGCAGCACATTTAACTGAAGAAACCAAAGGTGCAGACAAGAACGGGCCTATTGCAATACTAGGTAGTATTGGGATCATTACAGTATTTGGATGGGCTTACATCTTGGCACTTACATTCAGCATTCAG GATTTTGGTTACCTTTATGATCCAAACAATGAGACTGCTGGAGCATTTGTTCCAGCACAAATACTCTATGATGCATTCCATGGGAGATATCACAATTCTGCTGGAGCAATCATTCTACTATTTGTCATTTGGGGTTCATTCTTTTTTGGTGGGCTTTCAATTACTACAAGTGCTGCCAGAGTG GTTTATGCTTTGTCTAGAGACAAGGGAGTTCCTTTTTCACACTTATGGCGGCAACTGCACCCAAAGTACAAGGTTCCTTCAAATGCAGTGTGGCTCTGTGCTGCAATCTGCATTCTTCTTGGTCTCCCAATTTTGAAGGTCAATGTAGTCTTCACTGCAATAACTTCAATATGTACTATTGGATGGGTTGGTGGTTATGCAGTTCCTATCTTTGCAAGGCTTGTGATGTCTGAGAAGAACTTCAAGCCCGGGCCATTTTATTTAGGCAAAGCAAGAAGACCAGTCTGTCTGGTGGCATTCCTATGGATTTGTTACACATGTTCTGTATTCCTTTTGCCAACTCTGTACCCAATTACTTGGGATACTTTCAATTATGCACCAGTTGCTTTGGGGGTAGGTTTGGGTCTAATAATGCTTTGGTGGCTTTTAGATGCTAGAAAATGGTTCACAGGGCCAGTTAGGAATATTGATATTCAAAATGGCAAAGTCTAA
- the LOC114410066 gene encoding lipase-like PAD4 produces the protein MVADEASPFETSDMLATLLASTPLLSESWRLCTTVAATAPRSFMTEQHGGGGVVYVAFPGVEMAAGSDSICRNLVALESIGDVPLFSARRRNKEGDEPVMVHAGMLNLLSTFFEPFQKQMLALMGNSKTKSIVLTGHSIGGATASLCALWLLSYLHQTYSSISVSVLCITFGSPMLGNGSFSRAILRERWGGNFCHVVSKHDIMPRLLFAPITPYTAQINFLLQFWQLSMTAPGFGKLAVPISDQQKELFNFVMSHLDAATQDEEGSAPVLFHPFGSYLFVSSDGAVCVDCATSVIKMLHLMFASVSPACSIEDHLKYGDYVKNLSLQFLNQNNSVQGNIPDSSYEAGLELSVQSSGLGNQESAIEPAKECLKMTRRMGPSPTKNAANLSITLSKFVPYRTEIEWYKAWCHQQVDQMGYYDLFKRRRSTSKMAMKVNMNRHKLARFWNNVIEMWERNELPHDVAVRAKWVNASHFYKLLVEPLDIAEYYGKGMHTTKGHYIQHGREKRYEIFDRWWKDAMGNTEENNERRSKFASLTQDSCFWARVEEARDWLNSVRSESDTTKLAVLWDNIEKFEKYAMELIDNKEVSEDVLAKNSSYSIWMEDLRGLRELKAKVKTFSHHFNPFLDGEVIP, from the exons ATGGTTGCCGACGAAGCTTCACC ATTCGAGACCAGCGATATGCTGGCAACGCTCCTGGCGTCGACGCCGCTGTTGTCAGAGTCATGGCGGCTGTGCACCACCGTGGCCGCCACCGCGCCGAGGAGTTTCATGACTGAGCAGCACGGTGGCGGCGGTGTGGTGTACGTCGCTTTCCCCGGCGTAGAAATGGCGGCGGGATCGGACTCTATCTGCAGAAACTTGGTGGCGTTGGAAAGCATCGGCGACGTGCCACTGTTCTCGGCGCGGCGTCGCAACAAGGAAGGCGATGAACCTGTGATGGTGCATGCTGGGATGCTGAATCTCTTGTCCACCTTTTTCGAACCATTTCAAAAACAG ATGTTGGCACTCATGGGAAATTCCAAGACCAAATCAATTGTCCTAACTGGCCACTCCATTGGAGGAGCCACAGCCTCTCTATGTGCTCTTTGGCTACTATCTTACCTCCACCAGACATATTCCTCTATTTCTGTGTCAGTCTTGTGCATCACATTCGGTTCCCCCATGCTAGGGAATGGCTCTTTCTCACGTGCCATTCTCAGAGAAAGATGGGGTGGTAACTTCTGTCACGTGGTCTCAAAGCATGACATAATGCCAAGGCTTCTCTTTGCTCCCATAACACCTTACACTGCTCAAATAAACTTCCTGCTTCAGTTTTGGCAACTGTCCATGACTGCTCCAGGCTTTGGGAAGCTTGCAGTTCCAATTTCTGACCAACAGAAAGAGCTGTTCAACTTTGTGATGAGTCACTTGGATGCAGCCACACAAGATGAAGAAGGGTCTGCACCTGTTTTGTTTCACCCATTTGGGAGCTAcctttttgtttcatcagaTGGAGCAGTGTGTGTGGATTGTGCAACTTCTGTTATAAAGATGTTGCATTTGATGTTTGCATCAGTTTCCCCAGCTTGTAGTATTGAGGACCATCTAAAGTATGGAGACTATGTTAAGAATTTGTCATTACAATTCTTGAACCAGAACAATTCCGTGCAGGGGAATATTCCTGATTCAAGCTATGAAGCAGGACTTGAATTGTCGGTTCAATCTTCAGGTTTGGGTAACCAG GAATCGGCAATCGAACCTGCCAAGGAGTGCCTTAAGATGACAAGGAGGATGGGTCCTTCACCAACCAAGAATGCTGCTAACTTATCAATTACATTATCAAAGTTTGTGCCTTATAGGACCGAAATAGAATGGTACAAAGCTTGGTGTCACCAGCAAGTTGATCAAATGGGATACTACGACTTATTCAAGAGGAGAAGGAGCACTTCAAAAATGGCTATGAAAGTCAACATGAATCGTCACAAACTTGCCAGATTTTGGAACAATGTGATTGAAATGTGGGAGAGAAATGAGCTGCCTCATGATGTGGCGGTGCGGGCTAAATGGGTCAATGCTTCACATTTCTACAAACTATTGGTTGAGCCACTAGATATTGCGGAATATTATGGGAAGGGGATGCACACAACCAAGGGGCATTACATACAGCATGGCAGAGAGAAGAGGTATGAGATTTTTGATAGGTGGTGGAAGGATGCAATGGGCAACACCGAAGAAAATAATGAGAGGAGGAGCAAGTTTGCAAGTTTGACCCAAGATTCATGCTTTTGGGCAAGGGTGGAGGAAGCAAGGGACTGGCTGAATAGTGTTAGAAGTGAGAGTGACACAACAAAGTTGGCTGTGCTGTGGGATAACATTGAGAAATTTGAGAAGTATGCTATGGAACTTATTGATAATAAGGAGGTGTCTGAAGATGTTCTTGCTAAGAACTCAAGTTACAGTATATGGATGGAAGATTTAAGAGGACTGAGGGAACTCAAAGCAAAGGTGAAGACGTTTTCACACCACTTTAACCCGTTTCTGGATGGAGAAGTAATTCCTtag